The genomic DNA TCTTCATGGATGTTGAGATTGCGGGAGAAGCTGCGGGGAGGTTAATGTTTGAGGTGAGCCAACTTTGACACATAAGGCATAGGATCCAAACTCATTTGCATCCTGCTACTTTTCAAATGATCTTTTAAAACAGTCAGTCTAAACATTGAACTCCCGGATAAGAAAATATTTGATCATTACAGATGTGATCAGATATCATGTTTCCTCTGCTCTGCTCAGCTCTTCTCAGATATTTGTCCAAAGACATCCAAGAACTTTGAGGGTCTGTGCACAGGAGAGCAAGGACTGTCACAGAGTGGCTTCCCACTCTGCTATAAAGGCTCTCTGTTTCATCGGATTGTGCCCAATGGATGGGTGCAGGGTGGAGGTACACATGTATAAAAACATCAATATAATGTGACATCATACTTAAATATAGATACAGAAAATTTCACGATCTGTGATATATTAAACACTCTCATAAATATGTTGATAAATTGTTTAGATAGTTTTAATGGATTcattaaatgtattcattaaaGTCAGCAGTACAGTTGTGGCTGTACCTATAAATTTCGCAGATATTTCTCCAGAGAGGAAAGGAAATGGAGGCGAGTCAATCTACGGGCTAATGTTTGAAGGTATGCTCTACAGCGTTATGTTTAGAACATACTATATAACTACACTATTGGACTATGATGTCCATAGACAACATTGTGATATGTAGGGAGAGTAGGGAGTGAGTGGAAGAGAgactggagaggtggaggtacgCACTGCACAAACTAGGAATGAAAGTCTGTAGAAGCGAGACAGAACATGTGTGTTAATGAGAGAGAAATGGGTGGAAAATGGATATGTAAGGAGCAGAGGTAGTGAAGGTGAATAGGTTTAATTGCCTGGGGTTAACCATTCAAAGCAataagagaggtgaagaagacagTGCTGGCAGGGTAGAGTGGGTGGAGACGAATGTCGGGggtgtttgtgacagaaggagagcagCGAGAGTGAAAGAGAATGTGTAGGAGATGGTAGTGAGAGCTGCTATGATGCATTGTTTGGAGACAATGCCACTAACAGACAAGAGGCCGAGCAGGAGGTGGCAGAGTTGAAGATATTAAAATTTGCACTAGGAGTGACCAGAAGGGAGATGATTAAAAATGAGTATATTAGAGGGAGAGCTCAGGTTGaacagtttggagacaaagttagagaggcaaggctgagatggtttggacttGTGCAGAgaagggatagtggatatactggacaaagaatgttgaatatggagctgccaggcaggaggaaaagaggaggaggtTCATGGACGACAGAAGATATTAAACAAAAAGCTAAAGTTCTATATTTCAAAGGGATGGCTGCACTTTAACATCTACTATATTTACAAATAACTTTCCACATGAATGGTGTCAGATATTTAGGCGATAGCGTGTGATCCACTGAAGTGAtccttaaagaaaaagaagaagaaaaagaagaagccatCATTGATTTACTTGTGCTTCCTCTATAAATGTTCACCTGAACTTGCACGTGCCTGCCCCTCTTTTAGATGAGAATTTTGTCATTTCACACACTAAGCGCGGCATCCTGGGAATGGCTAATAAAGGTGCCCACAGCAATGGATCCCAGTTCTACATCACCCTACAGCCAACGCCATGGATGGATAAGACCTATGTTGCCTTTGGGTTGGTGTATCTGATTTTAGCTGAAAGACATCTTTTTAATTCCCACAGCTCTCACGTAGCTTCAAAAGGGAAGTTAAatctcttttcttctcttttgcaGTCAAGTCGTTGAGGGTCTCGATGTCCTGAGGAGGTTAGAAGAAGCTTCAACTTGCAATGAAAGACCCAAGTATGAGTGTAGAATTACAGCCTGTGGAGTGCTTAAACCAGAGCTCATAAGCTTTAATCATTGatacatttttaagcattttttcCTCAGTTTTTGAATCAGTAAAATAAACGTGGTatgcatgttttcttttccttttttgttaaataaaagcttcacatttgcattttgatttttttttaaactgcatttttaagtCAATAAGCTGTTTCATTCTTTTTGATGAATTAGACACCATCCGCTATGTGCACGTTTGACAGATGTAAAGTTGATAAACTTGTTATGGGGCTTTTATTGTAATATTTATTCGTCTTCTTAGTTCATCTTCTATACAAGTAAAACCTGTGAAATTTGCTTTTTTATTGATGTGTACAGAAACTTTTACTGTGAGAGGGATCTTCACTAAAAACCCAAATACGTCTACTGGACAGAGAGAGCAGCAGTAATAAGCTGACAGTTTCAACAGTTATTGGGGTTGTAAAAGGCAATTCACAGGTTATCGCGTAATGGCATAAAAACAAATGAGCTTTTACTTATGCTTAAAGGAAGTTGGGAAAATGGCATACAATTAAAGTATGAGAAGTACAGTTTATCTATTCTTCTCAATAGCCATCCTCTTCATCACTTTCTACAAGGACTGACAGAGGATGGCTTTTCTTCCTCATACCACGAGCACTGCATTTTTACCTTTGGAGATCCTTTTTGTATTATATTGAGCTTTTAACATGGCAACATTTTTTAAGATTCTATTGGCCtcctttatttcatttaatttctttctgATTAATTTTAATTAGATGCTTTTTGTAAATCCTAACTTTTGGCATAAATTGAAGTGATCCTGGGTCATTGACcgagcattttctgttttttggagTCTTAAGTTAATTTGATCTTTGTTCAGTTTGATACTTAGTTTAGCTTTTTGTTCTAGTTACTGTTATGGTACTGCTTTCACTTTACCCTACTACCCCTTTGTTCCTCATGGATAGTCTAGTCTCCCTCAGTGAATCCCTGTTTCATTACtttctgtgttattttgttaGTTGTGTCCTTTAGTTTACATCTCCATGTCTCGTTATTAGATTTAGGTCACTCCTCTGTAATTCCAAAAGTGTCTCCACTCTGCCCTCATAACCTCTTGAGTGTTTATACCCTCAGTTTGTTTTGTCATACTGTGGTTAGTGTTGTTACTGCTGTTTCTTGATATCTTCCCAGGCTTTTTTCTCTGTT from Maylandia zebra isolate NMK-2024a linkage group LG15, Mzebra_GT3a, whole genome shotgun sequence includes the following:
- the ppil6 gene encoding putative inactive peptidyl-prolyl cis-trans isomerase-like 6 isoform X2, which codes for MDSKILIEIGLKLQFPTAFLDPEIRPLFEFEWHGYLCDKKKELRGEVWQYSSSLMCFLNGRLLGDEKDLASWAKNQWGFTFTQPQAFYTTLAEEYYIEHLQKTGHQFVFMDVEIAGEAAGRLMFELFSDICPKTSKNFEGLCTGEQGLSQSGFPLCYKGSLFHRIVPNGWVQGGDISPERKGNGGESIYGLMFEDENFVISHTKRGILGMANKGAHSNGSQFYITLQPTPWMDKTYVAFGQVVEGLDVLRRLEEASTCNERPKYECRITACGVLKPELISFNH
- the ppil6 gene encoding putative inactive peptidyl-prolyl cis-trans isomerase-like 6 isoform X1; the encoded protein is MDSKILIEIVGVFKDCSFHVAKSIAEGLKLQFPTAFLDPEIRPLFEFEWHGYLCDKKKELRGEVWQYSSSLMCFLNGRLLGDEKDLASWAKNQWGFTFTQPQAFYTTLAEEYYIEHLQKTGHQFVFMDVEIAGEAAGRLMFELFSDICPKTSKNFEGLCTGEQGLSQSGFPLCYKGSLFHRIVPNGWVQGGDISPERKGNGGESIYGLMFEDENFVISHTKRGILGMANKGAHSNGSQFYITLQPTPWMDKTYVAFGQVVEGLDVLRRLEEASTCNERPKYECRITACGVLKPELISFNH